From the genome of Candidatus Alcyoniella australis:
AGCATTGATGAAGATAGATTATTCCAGAAGAACGTTCTGGCTGCCCTTGGCGGTGTTCGGCGTACTGGCGTCGCTGATCCTCATGGTCTGGGGCTACGCCAACTATCAGTATAACGAACAGCAGTCGATGAGTTCCCAGATCACCGCGGACAATACCGCGATCCGCATCGAGGAGTACGTCAATCTGCGGCTGGCCGTGGTCGACCATTTGCGGGATCTGTTCAGCCGTAATCAGATCCAATCCGAGGCCGACTTCGTCGAACACGCGCTGGCGGCCCAGGATAAATTCTCGGGCCTGTTGGCGATCAACTGGATCGATCCGCAGGGAATTATCCGCTGGGTGGTGCCCGAGGGTCCCAATCGCGCGGCCAAGGGCAAGGATCTGCACGTGCATCCCGACGCGGCGACGACATTCCTCGAGGCCGAACGCAGCGGACAGTTGCAGGTCACGGGTCCGTTGAACCTGCTCCAGGGCGGACGCGGGTTCGCCGGCTACTTCCCGCTTGACATCGACGGCCGCCACGCGGGCTATCTCAACGCCGTGTTCCGCGTCGATCATATGATCGACGACTGCCTGTCCCACGGTCTGCGGCAGATGTTCGACCTGGCGATTTACGAGAGCGATCAGCTGCTTTACGCCGACGGCGAACCAGCGCAGGTGCTCGCCCATCGCTGGGCTGCGGGCCACGAGGTCAACATCGGCGGCCATCGCTGGATGCTCACGTTGGCGCCCGCGGAAGGCCAGACGCTCTCATCGCTGGGCCTGGTCGATCTGATGATCGTCGGCATGGGTTTGCTGTTCGCCGCGGCCCTCTCGCTTGCGGTGCGCAAGCTGGTCCAGCGCGCCGACGATCTGCGCAATTCCGAGGAGCGCTACCGCACGATCTATGAGAACGCCCAGGTCGGGCTTTTCCGCATTCGTCTTTCCGACGGCAAGTTGCTGACCGCCAACCGCTACATGGCGCAGCTCTTCGGCTACGAGCTCGACGAACTGCTGGCCCTGCCCCGCATCGACGACGCCGGGTTCACCCTGCTCGACCGCCAGGGAGTTATCGAGCAGTACCGCGAACAGGGCCTATTGCAGAGCAACGGCGATCAAAACAAGATCAAGCTGCAGGCCGGATCGTTGCACGGCATTGAAATCACAGTCACCCTTCGCGACGGCTCGCAGGTCTCGTTGCGCTACTCGCTCTCGGTCTATCCTGACCTGGATTACTGCGAGGGCGTGGTCGTGGACATGACCGAAATCCGACGCGCCGAGGCCGCCCTGCGCCAATCCGAGGAGCAGAACCGCGCGCTGCTCAATGCAATGCCCGACATGATTTTCCAGTTTTCGGCCAAGGGCGAGTTCATCAGCTACAAGGCGGCCAAAGACGACATGCTGCTGCTGCCGCCCGAGGCGTTCATGGGCAAACGCGTGCACCAGGTCCTACCTCCCGATGTCGCAAGTCAGACCATCGAGCACATCGAATCGGCCCTGGCCACGGGCCAGATGCAGATTTACGAATACTGC
Proteins encoded in this window:
- a CDS encoding ATP-binding protein, encoding MKIDYSRRTFWLPLAVFGVLASLILMVWGYANYQYNEQQSMSSQITADNTAIRIEEYVNLRLAVVDHLRDLFSRNQIQSEADFVEHALAAQDKFSGLLAINWIDPQGIIRWVVPEGPNRAAKGKDLHVHPDAATTFLEAERSGQLQVTGPLNLLQGGRGFAGYFPLDIDGRHAGYLNAVFRVDHMIDDCLSHGLRQMFDLAIYESDQLLYADGEPAQVLAHRWAAGHEVNIGGHRWMLTLAPAEGQTLSSLGLVDLMIVGMGLLFAAALSLAVRKLVQRADDLRNSEERYRTIYENAQVGLFRIRLSDGKLLTANRYMAQLFGYELDELLALPRIDDAGFTLLDRQGVIEQYREQGLLQSNGDQNKIKLQAGSLHGIEITVTLRDGSQVSLRYSLSVYPDLDYCEGVVVDMTEIRRAEAALRQSEEQNRALLNAMPDMIFQFSAKGEFISYKAAKDDMLLLPPEAFMGKRVHQVLPPDVASQTIEHIESALATGQMQIYEYCLDLPNGSIGTFETRMVVSGEDSVLSMVRNVSDRKRAEQQMFRAEKMAALGQIIAGVAHEINNPNNFIFFNLPILERYIEAIRPLLDDCAARQPGLKILNMPYEAFLEDVFKLLQNMQHGSERITSIVSELRSYIRSQEAEELRPEDVNALIEHVMTLVGKQVRKTVKRFDVELEPDLPAVTMNIGRIEQVLINLVINAGQAADKDDSWVRLHTGLAPDDPGFIEFVVTDNGCGIAADVLSQIFDPFFTTKGRESGTGLGLAISQRIVEEHSGRLLVHSDPGEGSRFTVLLPIEGKSR